CAAACAAGGAGGGCGCCAGCACTCCTCCCGAAACGCGCCCGCCGACCACGAATGATGACGAGAACAGCTTGCCAAACATGAGTACCAGGAGCGCTGTGATGGGCACTGGAGAAGACACCACCGTCATGATCACATGGTCCCCAAGACCAGCAACAGTCAGAGAGGAGTCCAGCAAGAGACCCGTGAGAAGAATCACTATACAGGCGAGCCCAGACCCAACCACCGGGTCAAGCGAGTCGGGAAGATGCGCCCGGAACACATTGCGCGTGCTCATCAAGGTGACTGCGAACAGTACTGAGGTCAGACCTGCACAGACTCCTAGGACCACAATCAGCGGCACCAGACTCAGCTCGAACGCGAGGCTCGTCTCGATCTGCAAGAATGGCTCAAGCCCAAGTATCCATGTGTAGACAAGATATGCTGTGATGGAAGACACGACTGCAGGTACGAAGTAGCCAAGTCTGGCATCTCTCTTGTACGGTGCTTCAGTTGCAAATAGAGCACCTCCCAGTGGTGCCTTGTAGATTCCAGCGGTGCATCCTGCCGAGCCCATCATGAGGAAGACTCGGAGATGTGCCGGGTCCTTGAATCCAAGCTTGCGGCCCACAAAGTTGCCAAGAGCTGCTCCTATCAGGACTGCCGGTCCTTCACGTCCCACGGGATTGCCCGTCCCTATCGAGACAGAAGTTGCAACCATCTTTGTGATGGCCGTTCGGTCTTTCAAGTCCGCGGGACTGTGAGTCATCTCTATGGCTTTGGATATCCCACTGCCATCTATCTCCCTGAAGCCGAAGTAGATGAGCGCACCCGAAAACGCGCCACCCATGAGCGGACTCACAAAGGGTGGAAGTACTGAGAACAGAGCAATGCTCCCCATTATCATCAGGTTGAAGGCCACCATGAAGAGACCGCATATGACACCAATCAGAATCGCTGCTGGGATGTATAGTCTGTAGAACTCGTAGAAATGTGAAGTGTGGAAGAGTTCTCGAAGTGGTCGGATGGGCTCTCTTTCAGAACGGCTCTTATGGCGGGCATTCAATTGAAGTCACACTCTCCACAGCATAGAGACGTCGTCTTTTAACGGATTCTCAAACATCCGGTACAATCAGAACATGAGTCGGCTTGGCCCATGAACATGTGCTGTGGGTCGAAGAGGGAGGACCCCAATTCAGAGGAGGTCCGATGCTCAACTGAGGCAATCACGACTGCGATGATGACAGTGAGGGCGATACTGGCCGATGCTGAGCAAGCTCTCAACTGGGCTTCAGCCCATCATGCCCACGAGTTCGGCTGGGTGAGCTCACACAAGAGTGATGACTTACCTGGGAATCTTGATCACGAGCACGGCACAGTCTGCATCACGAACCACTCGTTCCGTGGTACTTCCGACGGAACCCCGGTCCTCTCCGCTGGCACCCCGCGAGCCGATTATTATCACGTCCACTCGCCTCTCTCGTGCTAGTTGTACGATGCGCTGTGGAGGCGAGCCCTGGTCCAGTATCAGCTCGATGTCTAGCCGGTATTCTGCCGCTGCGGCCCGGTAGTTCTCAAGCAGATTCTTTCCATTCTCCATGTACTGCCTCAGTACAAGCAAACTGTCTGTTGAGGACATCTTGGCAATCTGCTGTACCGCACCAACATTGATGATATGGACGATTAGGAGTTTCCCTTTAGTTATGTGAGCAAGCTCGAACGCAACTGATGCGGCCCTTCCGGAGTCCCTGCTCCCATCGACAGGCAGCATGATGACCTTCGTCCGGGCGATCAGTGCCTTCGGAGCCTGAAACAGTATGTCCTCAGTCATGAGAAACCTCCGGTAGGAACAATGGCTCTTGTCCCTAAAGAATATTGACATCACTGAGCACCAATGTTTATCTCTGGATTGTTCTTGACAATGCCAATCCTCATGGGAGTGGATTGAGCTGACGAATCAGGACCTGTATGAGTATCACAAGAAGGGTGAGTATCCAAGTCACACAAAGGCGACTCTGGCGTTGCTTGTCGTCTTTGGGACTTTCATTGCAGTCGGTGTCTATGCACTCATGGACCTCTGGTCACATTGGGGCGGGATAATCCTGTCCTGGCTGCAGAGCTTTGGTCTTCCACAGTGGCTGACTACTAACATGCTCGGCATTGGAATTGTCGTGGGTGGGCTCCTCGTCTTCAGTCTTCTCATGGCCATCGGTGCGGCCTATGTTGCGAAGAGAATGGGCGGGACTCTGATCTACCTGGGTGCGGCATTCATGAACGTCATGACGTGGCTGGTAGTCCTCCTGTTTCTCTTCCTCAACGGATGGAACCTATCCCTTCTTATGGCTTCATGGGGAATGATGATTCCGGGTCTGTTCACCCTGTTCATGACACTGTTGCTCTTCACAGTGTTTCGCGACAGGGTGAGGAGAGCAGGAGAGATAATCAAGCTGACAGGACAGGTCTGTCTTGATGAGAAAGGCGTCTTTGTACCGCCGCTCTTCACAATGGTCTTCACGCTAATCTCAGCAGTACTCTTTGGTGGCATCATCCTATGGATTGTCCCATGGGATGTGATTGTCGGAACAGACCCCTGGACGCTGAACACAGCAGTGCCATTTGGTCTGGGTCTTCTGCTCTATCTGTTCACCACGATATTTCTCTACAACGCGGCCTATGCAACTTCATCCAGTATGGTCTACATATACATGAGAGGCAGAGACCCCTCGCTAAGAGATGGAATACGAGGAGCGATGGGTGTAGTCGGAGGACTGGCCGCACTGGCGATGATGAGTGTAGTCGTTGTCATAGTCAGGATGGTGCTAGAACGACTTGGCAGACAGGCAGGCGGCGCCACAGGAGCAGCTGTGGGAAGGGTTGCTGGCGGAATCGTGGCATGGGTATGGATGCTCATCAACTACTTCACCATCCCGGCAATGGTCGCAGAACAGACGGGTGCCCGAGCGTCAATCAAGAGAAGCGCGGGATTGGTGAGAAAGAACTTTGTGGATGTGATGATAAAGGAGACAGCGGTCAGATGGGCATTCGGTGTCCTTGCGGGCATCTTCCTGATTGCCTTCGCTGTTGGTGGAGCTGCGATTGGCTGGTTCCTGACCGGCGACATCTTTGTCACGGTCGTGGTCGCAATCGTGTTCACAATCTTCGCAGGCATTCCAAGTTCACTTGTCCTCAGGACCTTCGATATTGTGTATGTCACACTCCTCTATGTGTTCATAAGAAAGCAGGAGGGTGAGATCAGCGGCAAGACCGCGATATCTGGACCCATGGAGGACGAACTTCAGTCCGCCTACCGTGCTGCGAAGAAGTCACAGTGAGTGAAACACAGGGGCGGTCTCTGACTGCCCCCTTTGCATCATCTCATCACGATTCTGCATCACAGAAAGGTTTCTGAGAGCAGGTGCCCGGAAGTTGTTCGGGCTTGGATGCACAGTGCGTCGCGCCCTGTGCCAACGTGCGGAAACCGGAACGCAGAGGTCGACCTGACTCCAACTGACCTCTAGGAGTAATCACACTGCCGTCCAACGGGACCGACAATCCTCCTGTGTCCAGCTCAATCCAATTGACAATGAATGGTCTAGGAATGTTCAGGCTGAGACTGACGATTTGCTCTTTCAATTGCAACCATTATCTCATCGACGCTCTCCTGAGACAGAATCGCCCTGATGGCATTGAGTTCATCCATGTTCCTAATGATGGAGCCAACGCGGTTCATTGGATTCCCACTCCTTCCAATCGGGTTGACCTCAAGAACCAGACAGGCAGGTTCATCCCTTGATTGAGGGATTCTTCTGATGAATACTCCATCAATACTGGTCTTTACGCGCTCAAATCGTCGTCCGTGCTTGAGCATGTCTTTCAGTGACTCGTCCATATGCGTCGCCTAGCACCATGCAGGAGATACGTACGACACTAGGACACTCTTCTATTCTTTGGTGAAGTGAGTCCAATGCCCATGTGGAAAATCAAGAGATCGGGACTCCGCTGTCACATTGTTGTGAACCAGCCTCTATCGTAGTTGTGCATCTTGCAGATGTATGACCAGCACAGCGTTCGCGGGAATCCTACATCATCAGAGATCCCGCTGCGAGAATCCATACCTCTATGACAC
The nucleotide sequence above comes from Candidatus Thorarchaeota archaeon. Encoded proteins:
- a CDS encoding chloride channel protein → MNARHKSRSEREPIRPLRELFHTSHFYEFYRLYIPAAILIGVICGLFMVAFNLMIMGSIALFSVLPPFVSPLMGGAFSGALIYFGFREIDGSGISKAIEMTHSPADLKDRTAITKMVATSVSIGTGNPVGREGPAVLIGAALGNFVGRKLGFKDPAHLRVFLMMGSAGCTAGIYKAPLGGALFATEAPYKRDARLGYFVPAVVSSITAYLVYTWILGLEPFLQIETSLAFELSLVPLIVVLGVCAGLTSVLFAVTLMSTRNVFRAHLPDSLDPVVGSGLACIVILLTGLLLDSSLTVAGLGDHVIMTVVSSPVPITALLVLMFGKLFSSSFVVGGRVSGGVLAPSLF
- a CDS encoding universal stress protein, whose translation is MTEDILFQAPKALIARTKVIMLPVDGSRDSGRAASVAFELAHITKGKLLIVHIINVGAVQQIAKMSSTDSLLVLRQYMENGKNLLENYRAAAAEYRLDIELILDQGSPPQRIVQLARERRVDVIIIGSRGASGEDRGSVGSTTERVVRDADCAVLVIKIPR